A region of Ahaetulla prasina isolate Xishuangbanna chromosome 12, ASM2864084v1, whole genome shotgun sequence DNA encodes the following proteins:
- the CPNE7 gene encoding copine-7 isoform X5: MGPRAKKREAKRGWGAERALRAGFFGSGSFSSASHQVDRSEVIRSNLNPVFAKVFMVDYYFEEVQKLRFEVYDIHGHGGLGTHDDDFLGGMECTVGQIVAQKRVSKPLFLKYGKSAGKSTITVTSEEISGDNGFVELFFRAKKLDDKDLFSKSDPFLEIYRINDDGSEQLVHRTEFVKNNLSPIWEPFKVSLNSLCSCEEKRKLRCVVFDYDSRGKHDFIGEFYTTFEEMQKATGGNKIQWDCMNPKYKLKKRNYRNSGVVILLDLKIHRVYSFLDYIMGGCQIHFTKQAADCVLKEHLLPGVSQFQNMVAIDFTASNGDPRNSCSLHYINPYQPNEYLKALVAVGEICQDYDSDKKFSALGFGARIPPNYEVSHDFAINFSAEDDECEGIQGVVESYQSCLPKIQLYGPTNVAPIISKVAKVAANEEKTQEASQYFILLILTDGVVTDMADTREAIVRASYLPMSIIIVGVGNADFTDMQILDGDDGILRSPKGEPVMRDIVQFVPFREFKNASPTALAKCVLAEVPKQVVEYYSSKALPPRGPKGSTPGSALNSPQ; the protein is encoded by the exons ATGGGGCCCCGTGCGAAGAAGCGAGAGgcaaagcgggggtggggggcagagcgCGCTCTCCGTGCCGGCTTCTTCGGCTCTGGTTCCTTTTCTTCGGCTTCTCATCAG GTGGACAGGTCCGAGGTCATCAGAAGCAACCTGAACCCCGTTTTCGCCAAGGTGTTCATGGTGGACTATTACTTTGAGGAGGTGCAGAAGCTGCGCTTCGAAGTCTATGACATCCACGGGCACGGCGGCCTGGGCACCCACGATGACGACTTCCTGGGAGGCATGGAGTGCACGGTGGGGCAG ATTGTGGCTCAAAAGCGGGTGAGCAAACCGCTCTTTCTCAAGTATGGGAAATCTGCCGGCAAGTCCACCATCACA GTGACCTCGGAAGAGATTTCTGGAGACAATGGCTTTGTGGAGCTCTTCTTTCGGGCAAAGAAGTTGGATgacaag GATCTTTTCAGTAAATCAGATCCCTTTCTGGAAATCTACCGGATCAATGATGATGGAAGTGAGCAGCTGGTACACCGGACTGAG TTTGTCAAGAACAACCTTAGCCCCATTTGGGAGCCCTTCAAAGTGTCCCTGAACTCCCTCTGCAGCTGTGAAGAGAAGCGGAAGCTGAGG TGTGTCGTCTTCGACTATGACTCCCGAGGGAAGCATGACTTCATCGGGGAGTTCTACACCACTTTCGAGGAGATGCAGAAAGCCACAGGCGGCAACAAG atccagtgggactgcatgaaTCCCAAGTACAAACTGAAGAAGCGGAACTACCGAAATTCGGGTGTGGTCATTCTCCTGGACCTGAAG ATCCACAGGGTTTACTCCTTCCTGGACTACATCATGGGCGGCTGCCAGATCCACTTCACG AAGCAGGCGGCAGATTGCGTTTTGAAAGAGCATCTCCTTCCTGGAGTGAGTCAGTTCCAGAACATG gtgGCCATTGACTTCACAGCCTCCAATGGGGACCCCCGAAACAGCTGCTCCCTGCACTACATCAACCCTTACCAACCCAACGAATACCTGAAGGCCCTGGTGGCCGTGGGGGAGATTTGCCAAGACTACGACAG TGACAAGAAATTCTCTGCCTTGGGCTTTGGGGCAAGGATCCCCCCCAACTATGAG gtcTCCCATGATTTTGCCATTAACTTCAGTGCCGAGGACGATGAGTGTGAAG GCATCCAGGGGGTGGTGGAGTCTTATCAGAGCTGCTTGCCCAAGATCCAGCTCTACGGCCCAACCAACGTGGCGCCCATCATCTCCAAAGTGGCCAAAGTAGCCGCGAACGAAGAAAAGACCCAGGAAGCTTCG CAATACTTCATCCTGCTGATCTTAACCGACGGGGTGGTGACCGACATGGCCGACACGCGGGAAGCCATCGTCCGGGCCTCCTATTTGCCCATGTCCATCATCATTGTGGGGGTGGGCAACGCCGACTTTACCGACATGCAGATCTTGGACGGGGACGATGGGATCCTTCGCTCCCCCAAGGGCGAGCCTGTCATGCGGGACATCGTGCAGTTTGTCCCCTTCCGAGAGTTCAAGAAT GCGTCGCCCACCGCCTTGGCCAAGTGTGTGCTGGCAGAGGTGCCCAAGCAGGTGGTCGAATATTACAGCTCCAAGGCCTTACCCCCCCGTGGCCCCAAAGGGAGCACCCCTGGCTCTGCTTTGAACTCGCCGCAGTGA